A genomic stretch from Candidatus Omnitrophota bacterium includes:
- a CDS encoding ABC transporter ATP-binding protein, with protein MIEARKLNKVYGTGSRSLHVLKDIDIRIRKGEFVSIAGPSGAGKSTLLHLLGGIDLPTSGEVFFNSVDLYSRPEEEASRILNKSVGFVFQFYYLLPDFNALENVSFPALIAGAADAGSRAERLIDRFGLRERMNNFPAQLSGGEQQRLAIARALINGPEVLLCDEPTGNLDSENGERVLSILSELNSDNATTVVVVTHDEAVAARADRVIHLKDGVVLN; from the coding sequence ATGATAGAGGCGCGCAAATTAAATAAGGTATACGGCACGGGCAGCCGCTCGCTTCATGTGCTCAAGGACATAGATATCAGGATCCGCAAGGGGGAGTTTGTTTCCATAGCCGGGCCGTCGGGCGCGGGCAAGTCCACGCTGCTGCATCTTCTCGGCGGCATAGACCTTCCCACAAGCGGAGAGGTATTTTTTAACAGCGTTGACCTGTACAGCCGGCCCGAGGAAGAGGCCTCGCGCATCCTCAATAAAAGCGTCGGCTTCGTGTTCCAATTCTATTACCTGCTGCCTGACTTTAACGCGCTGGAGAACGTTTCCTTTCCGGCGCTTATTGCCGGGGCCGCGGACGCCGGGAGCAGGGCAGAGCGGTTGATCGACAGGTTCGGTTTGAGGGAGAGGATGAATAATTTTCCCGCCCAACTTTCAGGCGGGGAACAACAGCGGCTGGCTATAGCCAGGGCGCTGATAAACGGCCCCGAGGTCCTGCTTTGCGATGAGCCCACGGGCAACCTTGATTCCGAGAACGGGGAACGCGTCCTTTCCATCCTGAGCGAGTTAAACAGCGATAACGCGACCACCGTTGTGGTGGTGACCCATGACGAAGCGGTCGCGGCGCGGGCGGACAGAGTGATCCATTTGAAAGATGGAGTTGTGTTGAATTAG
- the ilvE gene encoding branched-chain-amino-acid transaminase, with amino-acid sequence MKIWLNGKLVAKDEARVSVFDHGLLYGDGVFEGIRSYGRRVFKLREHVDRLYESAHSIMLKVPLSKEQMIRAVIATLKANNLKDAYIRLVVTRGEGDLGLDPRKCAGRPTIFIIADKIALYPERLYRDGLEIITVPTMRNLPEALNPQIKSLNYLNNILAKIEAANSGYDEAIMMDHLGYVAECTGDNIFCVKRSHLYTPPQCMGTLRGITRDTVLELARKERIPTHEHVLTRHELFICDEVFLTGTAAEIIPVVKVDGRQIGDGKPGRITNRLIREFRKATRTGGVKY; translated from the coding sequence ATGAAGATATGGCTTAATGGTAAATTAGTGGCGAAAGACGAGGCGCGCGTGTCGGTGTTTGACCACGGCCTGCTTTACGGCGACGGCGTGTTTGAAGGCATAAGAAGCTACGGCCGCCGCGTGTTCAAGTTAAGGGAACACGTTGACCGGCTGTATGAGTCCGCCCACTCAATAATGCTTAAGGTCCCTTTAAGCAAGGAGCAGATGATAAGGGCGGTCATCGCCACATTAAAGGCGAATAATCTAAAAGATGCCTACATCCGGCTTGTGGTTACCCGCGGAGAGGGGGACCTCGGGCTTGACCCCAGGAAATGCGCGGGCAGGCCGACGATATTTATCATCGCGGATAAGATCGCGCTCTATCCCGAGCGCCTGTACAGGGACGGCCTGGAGATCATTACCGTTCCGACGATGCGAAACCTGCCTGAGGCGCTTAATCCTCAGATCAAGTCGCTGAATTACCTTAATAATATACTGGCCAAGATCGAGGCGGCCAATTCAGGCTATGACGAGGCGATCATGATGGACCATCTGGGTTATGTCGCCGAATGCACGGGGGACAATATATTCTGCGTGAAGCGCAGCCACCTCTATACCCCGCCTCAGTGTATGGGGACATTGCGCGGCATCACGCGCGATACGGTGCTGGAACTGGCCAGAAAGGAAAGGATCCCCACGCACGAGCACGTATTGACCAGGCATGAGCTGTTTATCTGCGATGAGGTGTTCCTCACCGGCACCGCCGCCGAGATAATCCCCGTGGTAAAGGTGGACGGCAGGCAGATAGGCGACGGAAAGCCCGGCAGGATCACCAACAGGCTTATCAGGGAATTCAGAAAAGCGACCAGGACCGGCGGAGTGAAGTACTAA